From Micromonospora echinospora, one genomic window encodes:
- a CDS encoding glycosyltransferase family 4 protein has product MPDNKAPRGVLSLTPFFLYADHQKLWKPRFDPMGGMHVLGHAIVTEMGRRGFPQRVLTMAPPGVPKDLQIAPNVTVHARRLPVLPIPSKLEGYFGLVGAWAKASLLYVMRNKEQLKREIGIVHAHCDGSGSAPAYAYAAAQVLDVPIVSHIYSCRSLTQHPTTVFERVVDPVAKSAEKYVIQHSGAVLTLSDKVRERIRDELHVPDDKVHRLAHLVTDNFVGHDTPERREELRQRFGLTDDKPTVLYVGRISSEKGVDWFVKAAAEVAKRRDCRFLIAGDGPQRGDIEALARQLGVADKLVITGFLLPEYIPSIISLSTLAVLPSQYEELGVVVLEYMMMKRPVVAHDVSGVHKLVDHMKTGVLVPPFDPPKLADAIEMVLDDPDLARRLAENAEPIPQREYSLASAGERLEAIYLSLMEES; this is encoded by the coding sequence ATGCCTGACAACAAGGCCCCCCGGGGCGTCCTCTCGCTGACACCGTTCTTCCTCTACGCCGATCACCAGAAGCTGTGGAAGCCACGGTTCGACCCGATGGGCGGCATGCACGTGTTGGGCCACGCGATCGTGACGGAGATGGGCCGGCGGGGCTTCCCGCAACGGGTCCTCACCATGGCCCCGCCCGGCGTCCCGAAGGACCTCCAGATCGCGCCGAACGTCACCGTGCACGCCCGGCGCCTGCCGGTGCTGCCGATCCCGTCCAAGCTGGAGGGCTACTTCGGCCTGGTCGGGGCGTGGGCGAAGGCCAGCCTGCTCTACGTGATGCGCAACAAGGAGCAGCTCAAGCGCGAGATCGGAATCGTGCACGCGCACTGCGACGGTTCCGGATCCGCCCCGGCGTACGCGTACGCCGCGGCGCAGGTGCTCGACGTGCCGATCGTGTCGCACATCTACTCCTGCCGGTCGCTCACCCAGCACCCGACCACGGTGTTCGAGCGGGTGGTCGACCCGGTGGCGAAGTCGGCGGAGAAGTACGTCATCCAGCACTCCGGCGCCGTGCTCACCCTCAGCGACAAGGTGCGCGAGCGGATCCGGGACGAACTGCACGTGCCGGACGACAAGGTGCACCGGCTGGCGCACCTGGTCACCGACAACTTCGTCGGGCACGACACCCCGGAGCGCCGGGAGGAACTGCGGCAGCGGTTCGGGCTGACCGACGACAAGCCGACCGTCCTCTACGTCGGCCGGATCTCGTCCGAGAAGGGCGTGGACTGGTTCGTCAAGGCCGCCGCCGAGGTCGCCAAGCGGCGCGACTGCCGGTTCCTGATCGCCGGGGACGGCCCGCAGCGCGGCGACATCGAGGCGCTGGCCCGCCAGCTCGGCGTCGCCGACAAGCTGGTGATCACCGGCTTCCTGCTCCCCGAGTACATCCCGTCGATCATCTCGCTCTCGACGCTGGCCGTCCTGCCCTCGCAGTACGAGGAACTGGGCGTCGTCGTCCTGGAGTACATGATGATGAAGCGCCCGGTCGTGGCGCACGACGTCAGCGGCGTCCACAAGCTGGTCGACCACATGAAGACCGGCGTCCTGGTGCCGCCCTTCGACCCTCCGAAGCTCGCCGATGCCATCGAGATGGTTCTCGACGATCCGGACCTGGCCCGTCGCCTGGCGGAGAACGCCGAACCGATTCCCCAGCGGGAGTACTCGCTGGCCTCGGCCGGTGAACGCCTCGAGGCGATCTACCTATCCCTCATGGAGGAGTCCTGA
- a CDS encoding Gfo/Idh/MocA family protein yields MVERLGVAVVGGGFMGGVHAEVLTADPRVDLRWVVDRDERVGTDLATRFGARVTTTLDEALADDTVRLVVVATPAATHEPIAAQVIAAGRNVLVEKPLVLSTGHARQLAAAARERGVVLAHGGNFVYAPKFVRAHELAADREALGTVHSVRVAFRTSGPDTDWFRSKATAGGGALTDLGWHAVELCRWMLGKPAIRAVTACTRQLSAAGDVEDQGVVLIEFADGAIGQCDVSWACPGGEQLTVEVIGTEGLVTADLWQGMGVEAYTNTKFGAVWEPNQGWLRPEWEWIRNSGYVHQDRQVVDAVLDGRPTTHTPDDAVAVVETLEAAYRSAADGRKVEMNA; encoded by the coding sequence ATGGTTGAGCGCCTGGGCGTCGCCGTAGTCGGCGGCGGGTTCATGGGTGGCGTGCACGCCGAGGTCCTGACCGCCGATCCCCGAGTGGATCTGCGGTGGGTGGTGGACCGCGACGAGCGCGTCGGCACGGACCTGGCCACCCGGTTCGGCGCACGCGTCACCACGACCCTCGACGAGGCGCTGGCTGACGACACGGTCCGGCTCGTGGTGGTGGCCACCCCGGCCGCCACCCACGAGCCGATCGCGGCACAGGTCATCGCCGCCGGCCGGAACGTCCTGGTGGAGAAGCCGCTCGTGCTCTCCACCGGGCACGCCCGGCAACTCGCCGCCGCGGCCCGCGAACGCGGGGTGGTTCTCGCGCACGGTGGCAACTTCGTCTACGCCCCGAAGTTCGTCCGGGCCCACGAGCTCGCGGCCGACCGGGAAGCACTGGGCACCGTCCACTCCGTCCGGGTAGCCTTCCGGACGTCCGGACCGGACACCGACTGGTTCCGGTCGAAGGCGACCGCCGGCGGTGGCGCCCTGACCGACCTCGGCTGGCACGCGGTCGAGCTGTGCCGCTGGATGCTCGGCAAGCCGGCCATCCGCGCGGTCACCGCCTGCACCCGGCAGCTCAGTGCCGCCGGGGACGTCGAGGACCAGGGTGTCGTCCTGATCGAGTTCGCCGACGGCGCGATCGGTCAGTGCGACGTCTCCTGGGCCTGCCCCGGCGGTGAGCAGCTCACCGTCGAGGTGATCGGCACGGAGGGCCTGGTCACCGCCGATCTCTGGCAGGGCATGGGGGTCGAGGCCTACACCAACACCAAGTTCGGCGCGGTGTGGGAGCCCAACCAGGGATGGCTGCGCCCCGAGTGGGAGTGGATCCGCAACAGCGGATACGTGCACCAGGACCGTCAGGTCGTGGACGCGGTGCTCGACGGGCGGCCCACGACGCACACCCCGGACGACGCCGTCGCGGTCGTCGAAACGCTCGAAGCGGCGTACCGCAGCGCGGCAGACGGGCGGAAAGTGGAGATGAATGCCTGA
- a CDS encoding 2-deoxy-scyllo-inosose synthase: MEVEIRLGSVRYPFRLGTDCLGAIVEDLVAMSASRLLIVCDSNTGPLFGAELVERLSPRVPANLLIHRAGEPYKDLQAVGTLADSALQLGADRASVVVAVGGGVIGNIAGLMAALLFRGIRLVHIPTSLIAMSDSVLSLKQAVNACVGKNLMGTFYAPESVLADTAMLRSLPFRETVSGLCEVVKNSLAIRPSMVEMLRTSLRQDAVYDDETMYEIISESILAKASVTVDDMHECRAGLVLEYGHTVGHAIEYTAAGGLSHGQAIGLGMVVAAEVSHRLGHLDQEAVALHRELLTRAGAMVTIPEEVDLDEVMHRLRFDNKRGYLADPAESSAMVLLGGLGEPLWHDGRPLVSVPMALVGEVVNEIARPEIPNFELVAPVETVEEGRVPDTVGAADG, translated from the coding sequence ATGGAGGTCGAGATACGCCTGGGCTCGGTTCGGTATCCGTTCCGGCTCGGCACCGACTGCCTCGGTGCCATCGTGGAAGACCTGGTCGCCATGTCGGCCAGTCGGCTCCTGATCGTCTGTGACAGCAACACCGGTCCACTGTTCGGCGCGGAACTGGTCGAACGGCTCTCCCCACGGGTTCCGGCGAACCTGCTCATCCACCGCGCCGGTGAGCCGTACAAGGATCTACAGGCCGTCGGCACGTTGGCCGACTCGGCGCTCCAGCTCGGCGCGGACCGCGCCTCGGTGGTGGTCGCCGTCGGCGGCGGCGTGATCGGCAACATCGCTGGCCTGATGGCCGCCCTGCTCTTCCGCGGGATCCGCCTCGTGCACATCCCGACGTCGCTCATCGCGATGTCCGACTCGGTCCTCTCGCTCAAGCAGGCGGTCAACGCCTGCGTGGGCAAGAACCTGATGGGGACCTTCTACGCGCCGGAGTCCGTCCTGGCCGACACCGCCATGCTGCGGAGCCTGCCGTTCCGGGAGACGGTCTCCGGCCTCTGCGAGGTCGTCAAGAACTCGCTGGCCATCCGGCCCAGCATGGTCGAGATGCTCCGCACGTCGCTGCGGCAGGACGCCGTCTACGACGACGAGACGATGTACGAGATCATCTCCGAGAGCATCCTGGCGAAGGCCTCGGTGACCGTGGACGACATGCACGAGTGCCGCGCCGGTCTCGTGCTGGAGTACGGCCACACGGTCGGACACGCCATCGAGTACACCGCCGCCGGCGGGCTCTCCCACGGCCAGGCGATCGGCCTCGGCATGGTGGTGGCCGCCGAGGTGTCCCACCGGCTGGGTCACCTCGACCAGGAGGCGGTCGCCCTGCACCGGGAGCTGTTGACCCGGGCGGGCGCGATGGTGACCATCCCCGAGGAGGTCGACCTCGACGAGGTGATGCACCGGCTGCGGTTCGACAACAAGCGCGGCTACCTCGCCGACCCGGCCGAGAGCAGCGCGATGGTCCTCCTCGGTGGACTGGGCGAGCCGCTGTGGCACGACGGGCGCCCGCTGGTCTCCGTTCCGATGGCGCTGGTCGGTGAGGTCGTCAACGAGATCGCCCGTCCGGAGATCCCGAACTTCGAGTTGGTGGCTCCGGTCGAGACGGTGGAGGAAGGCCGGGTGCCGGACACGGTGGGTGCTGCCGATGGTTGA
- a CDS encoding DegT/DnrJ/EryC1/StrS family aminotransferase yields the protein MKVTLLAVNGGSPIRSQQWPLWPAPAPGALDALNEVLHSGRWAISGPYQGKQSFERRFAAAFAEFHEIGHCVPTSSGTASLMVALEACGVGAGDEVIIPGLTWVANASTVAGVNAVPVPVDVDPQTLCLDPVAVERAITPRTAAIVVVHLYSAVADLDALTAIAERHEIPLIEDCAQAHGARYRDRRVGTFGAFGTFSMQHSKVLTSGEGGAVITGDAALSRRAEHLRADGRTYTPDEPAVGEMELAQTAELMGSNRCLSEFQAALLLGQLELLDEQNERRRANAALLDEGLGALGIQPQVSSPGTTERTYYEWAGRIEDDGIGQIGVERIAPAVAAELSGAAIYASYPPMNHNRLYQPATRARFKGIAGLDLTGYSLPVAEDAGQRVVTIHHSALLGDESDMKDIVRAFEKVFANHRELRG from the coding sequence GTGAAAGTGACCCTTCTTGCCGTCAATGGTGGTTCCCCTATACGTTCGCAGCAGTGGCCGTTGTGGCCCGCTCCTGCGCCCGGCGCCCTCGACGCCCTGAATGAGGTTCTCCATTCCGGTCGGTGGGCCATCAGCGGGCCATATCAGGGGAAGCAGAGCTTCGAGCGGCGATTCGCAGCGGCGTTCGCCGAGTTCCACGAGATTGGGCACTGTGTGCCGACCTCCAGCGGGACGGCCAGCCTCATGGTCGCGCTCGAGGCATGCGGGGTCGGTGCCGGTGACGAGGTTATCATCCCGGGCCTGACCTGGGTCGCCAACGCATCCACCGTCGCCGGGGTCAACGCGGTGCCCGTCCCGGTCGACGTGGATCCGCAGACCCTCTGTCTCGACCCGGTGGCCGTCGAGCGGGCGATCACCCCGCGAACCGCGGCCATCGTCGTGGTCCACCTCTACTCCGCCGTGGCGGACCTGGACGCGTTGACCGCGATCGCCGAGCGGCACGAGATCCCGCTGATCGAGGACTGCGCGCAGGCACACGGCGCACGCTACCGCGACCGTCGGGTCGGCACGTTCGGCGCCTTCGGCACCTTCAGCATGCAGCACAGCAAGGTCCTGACCAGCGGTGAGGGCGGTGCCGTCATCACCGGGGACGCCGCACTCTCCCGGCGGGCCGAGCACCTGCGGGCGGACGGCCGCACCTACACGCCGGACGAGCCCGCCGTGGGAGAGATGGAACTGGCCCAGACCGCCGAGCTGATGGGCAGCAACCGGTGCCTGTCGGAGTTCCAGGCGGCGCTCCTCCTCGGTCAGCTCGAACTTCTCGACGAGCAGAACGAACGACGGCGGGCCAACGCGGCCCTGCTCGACGAGGGTCTCGGCGCGCTCGGCATCCAGCCCCAGGTCTCCTCGCCCGGCACCACCGAGCGCACCTACTACGAGTGGGCCGGTCGGATCGAAGACGACGGGATCGGGCAGATCGGCGTCGAGCGGATCGCCCCGGCGGTCGCCGCCGAACTCTCCGGCGCGGCCATCTACGCCAGCTACCCGCCGATGAACCACAACCGGCTCTACCAGCCCGCCACCCGGGCGCGGTTCAAGGGCATCGCCGGACTCGACCTGACCGGCTACTCGTTGCCGGTCGCCGAGGACGCCGGCCAGCGGGTCGTCACCATCCACCACTCGGCGCTGCTCGGCGACGAGTCGGACATGAAGGACATCGTTCGCGCCTTCGAGAAGGTGTTCGCGAACCACCGGGAACTACGCGGCTGA
- a CDS encoding Rmt family 16S rRNA (guanine(1405)-N(7))-methyltransferase, with product MTTSAPEDRIDQVEQAITKSRRYQTVAPATVRRLARAALVAARGDVPDAVKRTKRGLHEIYGAFLPPSPPNYAALLRQLDSAVDAGDDEAVRAALRRAMSVHVSTRERLPHLAEFYQEIFRHVPQPNTLRDLACGLNPLAAPWMGLSDQTVYVASDIDARLIGFVDAALTRLGVAHRTSVVDLLEDRLDEPTDVTLLLKTLPCLETQRRGSGWEVIDIVNSPIIVVTFPTKSLGQRSKGMFQNYSQSFESQARERSCRIQRLEIGNELIYVIQK from the coding sequence ATGACGACATCTGCGCCTGAGGACCGTATCGACCAGGTCGAGCAGGCCATCACCAAGAGCCGGCGCTACCAGACGGTGGCCCCGGCCACCGTGCGGCGCCTGGCCCGGGCTGCCCTCGTCGCCGCGCGGGGCGACGTGCCGGACGCGGTGAAGCGCACCAAGCGCGGGCTGCACGAGATCTACGGGGCCTTCCTGCCGCCCAGCCCGCCCAACTACGCAGCGTTGCTGCGGCAGCTCGACTCCGCTGTGGACGCCGGTGACGACGAGGCGGTCCGGGCGGCCCTGCGTCGTGCGATGTCGGTGCACGTGTCCACCCGTGAGCGATTGCCACACCTGGCGGAGTTCTACCAGGAGATCTTCCGTCACGTGCCCCAGCCCAACACGCTGCGTGACCTCGCCTGTGGCCTCAATCCGCTGGCCGCCCCCTGGATGGGCCTGTCGGACCAGACCGTCTACGTCGCCTCCGACATCGACGCCCGGCTGATCGGCTTCGTGGACGCCGCCCTGACGAGGTTGGGCGTCGCGCACCGTACGAGTGTGGTCGACCTCCTCGAGGACCGCCTTGACGAGCCGACCGACGTCACGCTATTGCTGAAGACGCTGCCCTGTCTGGAGACTCAGCGACGAGGCTCCGGCTGGGAAGTGATTGACATTGTCAACTCGCCGATTATCGTGGTAACCTTCCCGACCAAGTCTCTCGGTCAGCGATCGAAGGGGATGTTTCAGAACTATTCACAAAGTTTTGAGTCCCAGGCCAGAGAACGGTCGTGCCGCATTCAGCGACTGGAGATCGGCAACGAGCTGATTTACGTCATTCAGAAATAG
- a CDS encoding glycosyltransferase family 4 protein, producing MRVLRLTPFFHHDYVDHWPAEFDPVGGMQVQILALSRSLARAGVDQLVLTLGFPGLPPTKQIEPGLTVRIARVSLPQIRSEITGLVGLGQAWLIGTIRECLRLRRGDWRPDLVHVHADGQIWPLVAGRIAARILGVPYVLTLHCSRLSVYQPMSAVDAMAHRLVTQAERQALRSAARVSTLTARTADVVSAATGLDRSAIVVNPDAVDITPATPAEAAAFAQRYGLTGRRPLIGYIGRVAHEKGWPDLLRLAELLDDLSPTFLVVGDGPQRERMEREIAEAGRAHQFVVTGFLPHDQVPAALALVDTLVMPSIHEELGGSAIEAIMTGTPVAAYAVGGLRSTIGSACPDLLSEPGDVRGLADVVRHVLTDRDAVVAQIHAAQTSTASTFDVAATRDRMIDCYRAALAGAGAASGK from the coding sequence GTGCGTGTACTTCGGCTGACTCCCTTTTTCCACCACGACTACGTCGACCACTGGCCGGCCGAGTTCGATCCGGTGGGCGGTATGCAGGTGCAGATCCTGGCGTTGTCCCGCAGCCTGGCCAGGGCGGGCGTCGACCAGCTCGTGCTGACCCTGGGCTTTCCGGGGTTGCCGCCGACGAAGCAGATCGAGCCGGGCCTGACCGTTCGTATCGCCCGGGTGTCCCTGCCCCAGATCCGTTCCGAGATCACTGGATTGGTCGGCCTGGGGCAGGCATGGTTGATCGGAACCATCCGGGAGTGCCTCCGGTTGCGTCGCGGTGACTGGCGCCCCGATCTCGTCCACGTGCACGCCGACGGCCAGATCTGGCCACTGGTCGCGGGTCGGATCGCCGCCCGGATCCTGGGCGTGCCGTACGTGCTCACCCTGCACTGCTCCCGGCTCTCCGTCTACCAGCCGATGTCGGCGGTGGACGCGATGGCGCACCGCCTGGTCACCCAGGCGGAACGACAGGCGCTGCGCTCCGCCGCCCGGGTCAGCACCCTGACCGCCCGCACCGCCGACGTGGTGAGCGCCGCGACCGGTCTGGACCGCTCCGCCATCGTGGTCAACCCGGACGCGGTCGACATCACCCCGGCCACGCCCGCCGAGGCGGCGGCGTTCGCGCAGCGGTACGGCCTGACCGGCCGCCGGCCGCTCATCGGCTACATCGGCCGGGTCGCCCACGAGAAGGGCTGGCCGGACCTGCTCCGCCTGGCCGAACTCCTGGACGACCTCTCCCCGACCTTCCTCGTCGTCGGTGACGGCCCCCAGCGGGAACGGATGGAACGGGAGATCGCCGAGGCCGGTCGCGCGCACCAGTTCGTAGTGACCGGCTTCCTCCCGCACGACCAGGTGCCGGCCGCCCTCGCGCTGGTGGACACCCTGGTCATGCCCTCGATCCACGAGGAACTCGGGGGCAGCGCGATCGAGGCGATCATGACGGGCACCCCGGTCGCCGCCTACGCGGTCGGGGGACTGCGCAGCACCATCGGCTCGGCCTGCCCCGACCTGCTCAGCGAGCCCGGCGACGTACGCGGACTCGCCGACGTCGTCCGGCACGTCCTGACCGACCGGGACGCGGTGGTGGCCCAGATCCACGCCGCGCAGACCAGCACCGCCAGCACCTTCGACGTCGCCGCGACCCGGGACCGGATGATCGACTGCTACCGCGCCGCCCTCGCCGGGGCCGGGGCGGCGAGCGGGAAGTGA
- a CDS encoding SDR family NAD(P)-dependent oxidoreductase: protein MTGQRSMDTAPANTHVRPRRGHVLVTGGNRGLGLATATLLVDDGWSVLLGCRDERRGAAAAEALRRRGGRAAHVPLEVTSPASIAAAVDLVADRTGGRLAGLVNNAGVFLDERDADLESVTAEAVHELLAVNAVGPLLVTRAMVPLLRAAAGAAVVNVTADDADPATADGEATGYRMSKAALNIMTVNLAVALREQDVVVNAVDPGWIPTDMGGPEAPDDTAAAARLVAWAVTSAREHGTTGQVLSVRQPPGGLRVDPVTVGAPPTVVPPHGQPQ from the coding sequence GTGACCGGGCAGCGGAGCATGGACACCGCCCCGGCGAACACGCACGTCCGCCCGAGGCGGGGGCACGTCCTGGTGACCGGCGGGAACCGGGGCCTCGGGCTGGCCACCGCCACCCTCCTGGTCGACGACGGCTGGTCCGTCCTGCTCGGGTGCCGCGACGAGCGGCGGGGCGCGGCGGCCGCCGAGGCGCTGCGCCGTCGGGGCGGCCGGGCCGCACACGTACCCCTGGAGGTGACCTCACCGGCGAGCATCGCGGCTGCGGTCGACCTGGTCGCCGACCGCACCGGCGGGCGCCTCGCCGGCCTGGTCAACAACGCCGGGGTCTTCCTCGACGAACGCGACGCCGACCTGGAGAGCGTGACCGCCGAGGCGGTCCACGAACTGCTCGCCGTCAACGCCGTCGGTCCCCTGCTGGTGACCCGCGCCATGGTGCCGCTGCTGCGAGCCGCGGCGGGGGCCGCCGTGGTCAACGTGACCGCCGACGACGCCGACCCGGCCACCGCCGACGGGGAGGCCACCGGCTACCGGATGTCCAAGGCCGCGCTGAACATCATGACCGTCAACCTCGCGGTCGCCCTGCGCGAGCAGGACGTCGTCGTCAACGCGGTCGACCCGGGCTGGATCCCCACCGACATGGGCGGCCCGGAGGCGCCCGACGACACCGCTGCCGCCGCGCGCCTGGTGGCCTGGGCCGTCACGTCCGCCCGGGAACACGGGACCACCGGGCAGGTGCTCAGCGTCCGGCAACCCCCCGGCGGGCTGCGGGTCGACCCCGTGACCGTCGGCGCACCCCCGACCGTCGTACCCCCGCACGGACAACCCCAGTGA
- a CDS encoding GMC oxidoreductase: protein MSYDDVETVAETAWIRQDSGLWEKTGNPWSTCNVGGGTVFFGGAAFRYRPVDFDAESRLGRSDLPLRWPWTVDEIDPYYEFVELALGISGGGHDPSLPSNPSYPMRPVETTAEGAAIQAAARSLGLNPFPTPLAIATESYHGRLACAGERPCISNRCERGAKGDALTVFLDPARKAGLRLFAGLKAVRLLRRDATSVDGVECVRVDNGNRHVLRARHVVVAGNAVQSAALLLRSTDEVSPQGLGNEHDMVGRGLCFKMSGYVLGYRRTDSPVTPGGGRVAGPGPFSTAAITDYYTADDAPGGLGGVIFESRPEEALQLRPDEQIIRLECIVPDQPRAENRVTLGRGVDQFGLPDVVMDYSPHPRDRARLEYLQQRAEGILRAAGCELTWRESSYFWMGSTHLHGTCRSGTDPRTSVTDPDGRVHGLTNLMVVDGGVMPYPGGVNPTLTIQALALRMACQLLRREFGIDPDFSL, encoded by the coding sequence GTGAGCTACGACGACGTCGAGACGGTTGCCGAGACCGCCTGGATCCGCCAGGACAGCGGCCTCTGGGAAAAGACCGGCAACCCCTGGTCCACCTGCAACGTCGGTGGGGGAACCGTCTTCTTCGGCGGCGCGGCCTTCCGCTACCGTCCGGTCGACTTCGACGCGGAGAGCCGGCTGGGCCGCTCCGACCTGCCGCTGCGCTGGCCGTGGACGGTGGACGAGATCGATCCCTACTACGAGTTCGTGGAACTGGCGCTCGGTATCTCCGGGGGCGGGCACGACCCGAGCCTGCCGAGCAATCCGTCGTACCCGATGCGGCCGGTCGAGACCACTGCGGAGGGCGCGGCCATCCAGGCGGCGGCCCGCTCACTGGGCCTGAACCCCTTCCCGACGCCCCTGGCCATCGCGACCGAGTCGTACCACGGCCGGCTGGCGTGCGCCGGCGAGCGGCCGTGCATCTCCAACCGGTGCGAGCGCGGTGCGAAGGGGGACGCGCTCACCGTCTTCCTCGACCCGGCGCGCAAGGCCGGACTGCGGCTCTTCGCCGGCCTGAAGGCCGTCCGGCTGCTCCGACGCGACGCCACCAGCGTGGACGGCGTGGAGTGCGTCCGGGTGGACAACGGCAACCGGCACGTCCTGCGGGCCCGGCACGTGGTCGTCGCCGGCAACGCCGTCCAGAGCGCCGCCCTGCTGCTGCGGTCGACCGACGAGGTCAGCCCGCAGGGCCTGGGCAACGAGCACGACATGGTCGGCCGGGGACTGTGCTTCAAGATGAGCGGGTACGTCCTCGGCTACCGGCGCACCGACAGCCCGGTGACTCCGGGCGGCGGCCGGGTCGCCGGTCCGGGTCCCTTCTCCACCGCCGCCATCACCGACTACTACACCGCCGACGACGCGCCCGGCGGACTCGGCGGGGTGATCTTCGAGTCCCGCCCGGAGGAAGCCCTCCAACTACGTCCCGACGAGCAGATCATCAGGCTGGAGTGCATCGTCCCCGACCAGCCCCGCGCCGAGAACCGGGTGACGCTCGGCCGGGGCGTCGACCAGTTCGGCCTGCCGGACGTGGTGATGGACTACTCGCCCCACCCCCGGGACCGGGCCCGCCTGGAGTACCTGCAACAGCGGGCCGAGGGGATCCTGCGGGCCGCGGGCTGTGAGCTGACCTGGCGTGAGTCGTCGTACTTCTGGATGGGCAGCACCCACCTGCACGGCACCTGCCGCTCCGGCACCGACCCCCGCACCTCGGTCACCGACCCGGACGGACGGGTGCACGGCCTGACGAACCTGATGGTGGTCGACGGGGGCGTGATGCCCTACCCGGGTGGCGTCAACCCCACCCTGACCATCCAGGCCCTCGCCCTGCGGATGGCCTGCCAGCTCCTGCGCCGGGAGTTCGGCATCGACCCCGATTTCTCCCTGTGA
- a CDS encoding aminotransferase class III-fold pyridoxal phosphate-dependent enzyme, with product MTIDIGAGKLLAQEPTCPRDADGRPRVFVEGSGAYLTDPDGRRWIDFDNARGSVILGHGDEEVAEAIARAARGRSGVGTAWSPVLDSLLGQLQEVCGGDVVGLYRTGTAALRSVTCAVRDARDRSIVLSSGYHGYDPMWHCDEPFTPNQHGIVEFLFDLDVLAEWLSRPEQVAAVVISPDHMHLGERWYTEFTRLTKEADVPVIADEVKVGLRYRAGLSTPLLDPAVWIVAKCLANGSPVAAVGGDAHLLAALEDVSFTSYFEPTAMAAATTTLRRMATGEPQQAIRAAGDRFIAHTRAAFANAGVPIDLAGNGNLFQFVCADDEVADAFHAAAAAEGLLFFEGDNQTPSAAFTDEVAEDACGRIDRVSAALTGRFTDRELTEESWYASAWGAMDGLADRPRTREETTAIVERLWED from the coding sequence ATGACCATCGACATCGGTGCCGGCAAACTGCTGGCCCAGGAACCCACCTGCCCCCGGGACGCCGACGGACGCCCCCGGGTGTTCGTCGAGGGCTCGGGCGCGTACCTGACCGACCCGGACGGCCGCCGGTGGATCGACTTCGACAACGCCCGGGGATCGGTCATCCTCGGCCACGGTGACGAGGAGGTCGCCGAGGCGATCGCCCGCGCCGCCCGGGGCCGCTCCGGGGTGGGCACCGCCTGGAGCCCGGTGCTGGACTCCCTGCTCGGTCAGTTGCAGGAGGTGTGCGGGGGCGACGTGGTCGGCCTCTACCGCACCGGCACCGCCGCGCTCCGCTCGGTGACCTGCGCCGTCCGGGACGCCCGGGACAGGTCGATCGTCCTCAGCTCGGGTTACCACGGGTACGACCCGATGTGGCACTGCGACGAGCCCTTCACCCCCAACCAGCACGGCATCGTCGAGTTCCTCTTCGACCTGGACGTGCTCGCCGAGTGGCTCAGCCGCCCGGAGCAGGTGGCGGCGGTGGTCATCAGCCCGGACCACATGCACCTCGGCGAGCGCTGGTACACCGAGTTCACCCGGCTGACGAAGGAGGCGGACGTCCCGGTCATCGCCGACGAGGTCAAGGTCGGCCTCCGCTACCGGGCCGGGCTCTCCACCCCCCTCCTCGACCCGGCCGTCTGGATCGTGGCGAAGTGCCTGGCCAACGGCTCGCCGGTCGCGGCGGTGGGCGGGGACGCCCACCTGCTCGCCGCGCTGGAGGACGTCTCGTTCACCTCGTACTTCGAGCCGACCGCCATGGCCGCCGCGACCACCACGCTGCGGCGGATGGCGACCGGGGAACCGCAGCAGGCCATCCGGGCCGCCGGTGACCGGTTCATCGCCCACACCCGGGCGGCGTTCGCCAACGCCGGAGTCCCGATCGACCTCGCCGGCAACGGCAACCTCTTCCAGTTCGTCTGCGCCGACGACGAGGTGGCCGACGCCTTCCACGCCGCCGCGGCGGCCGAGGGGCTGCTCTTCTTCGAGGGCGACAACCAGACCCCCTCGGCGGCGTTCACCGACGAGGTGGCCGAGGACGCGTGCGGCCGGATCGACCGGGTCAGCGCCGCGCTGACCGGCCGCTTCACCGACCGCGAACTCACCGAGGAGTCCTGGTACGCCAGCGCCTGGGGCGCGATGGACGGCCTGGCGGACCGGCCGCGCACCCGGGAGGAGACCACCGCGATCGTCGAGCGCCTCTGGGAGGACTGA